In Hippocampus zosterae strain Florida chromosome 21, ASM2543408v3, whole genome shotgun sequence, the genomic window ccccttttcCACATCCtggcacgccccccccccccccccccccccatcttcctCCCCCTTCCCAGGATGGGCCGACCAGTTCCCACAATAGCGTCTGAAGGTCTCCCCGCCGCCGTCCGCCCGAAACGTCCCCAGCGCCTCCCGGACGTCCAGAACGCAGATCGACCCCGTCCGAGTGGACCGGATTGGAAGCAGATCGGAAGCCTGAAGCAGGAACGCCGTCAGGCTCGGGAACAGATCGTGCTTTGGAAAAGTTGGATGGGAGTGCTGCCAATAGGTAGGAGGCTTTAGGCGACGCAACGGAACAACACACGGGATCAATCTTTGCACTAGCTGGATGCTCCcattgagttgaggagctttatTCACACGAAAGTGTGTCTTATGCGCCTCCTCCGGGTGCCAAGGAGTGttagttgaggagcttcatgtcTTGCTTTGCCACTGCGCTCAGCAACCTCGGTTCCAAGCGATGACAAAGTGCGCTCAGGAGCATTATTCCGATCACAGAtttgctttgccaccatctggCGGCTTTTGGCTGCCAGGGAACTATGTTGACGTGAGTCGATGTGCCTCACCTTGGCATGAGAAGTGCTTTGCCGACATCTTGGTTTAAAAGAACGATGGTGAACTCGGTAGAGGAGCACCTTTCAGGCCAAAGTATCGCGGCCATCTTGTGGCCTCTTGGTCTGGCACCAGTCCAAAAGAAAACGACAAATCTATACTTGTAGTTCTTGGGAGCAGGAAAACATTGGCTCAAAATAATGAAactttatcttaaaaaaaaaagtctttaggTCTCAAAATTGCCCACTACTCGAAAGCAATGTCTTTATTTCGACAAAAATAAGGGAGCGCCACGCTTGGCTCGCCAAAATCCCCCTCACAATCATCTCGCCGCCATTTGATGATGTCCCAGATGTGTCGGTGCCCGACGGAAAAAGAGCGAGAGTCAGCAGGTAGGATGTACTTTTCGCACGGCAAACTGCGAAAAATGTGTTCGGCTGCGTTGCCGTAGCAACTGCGAGCATGTCGACCACACGCGCGCACAGAGTGACACAGTGAGGTTAGCACAGGATTCCCTGCTATTccagttgccatgacaacacgtCACTCGCCCCCTCGCCAACTCACTGGGATGCGAGAGGCCGTTCGGTGTGGGGCTTCATCAAGTGACTGGTGGTCTTCGGCAACGGGTAGTAGAGTCtcacaaacaggaagtagagAAGCGCCGGGATTGTACTTTCAtttgctcttggcagagactgACGGACGCCTAAAGGCAACTTTTGACACGCGACCAAGAAATTGTTCCTCGGAAATGATCGGGCCTTGGATTCTTTTTGGAATTCATTAGGGCGTGCTCGCCTGCGGTCTtgaaaaacaggaagtgatgtcacaaTCCGCAGTTATTATTACCAATGGCAAATGCGGAGGTCGAATGATGTGTGCAACGTTGAACAGTTGGACTTTCAGAAGGTCAAATGAAGTTCGCCTGGAAAGGTTAAAAAGATGTTGACAATGAAAGCCCACTATCCtgagtcaaaaaataaaaaaaggggggggggggtaatcactGAGTCAGAAACATAAGATGATCGATCGGAAAGCAGTCCTTTCACTCTTCACATGCTGCAAAGCTGTAAGTTTGCAATGCTATGCAAGTGCAAAATCCGCAATGCGATGTGGGCATTATTTTGGTGCGCTTTTTGCTCGCCGTATGACTTTGAACGCGTGCGGCCCGGCTTGGGTGAGTGACCGGGAGCGACTTCCTGTCTTGCAGCCACATGCCTCTGAGTCCGGCTGCTGACGCCAAACATGATCGCCCACGCCAACAGGCGGTTACTAACGGCAACCCGACAGGCTCTCCCGTCGCCCGGGACGACGACGCGGATGACGCGCCCTCTGGAAACAGCATCGTGGTCCGCATCGGCATCCCGGACCTGCAGCAGACGGTAACACACGCGCTAGCTAGCACGCTTCCGGGGCAACCAGGAGGAAGTGCCGGCCGGCCGGGCCAAAGTGAGCAAGTGTGGCATCAAACGTGtccgtgtgtgcgtctgtggctctctcagaagtgtttgcgGCTGGACCCAGAATTACCCGTTTGGACCAGTAAGCAGAGGGTTCTGGTCACCTTGACTCAGTCTCTGTCGGATGTTTTGAACTATGGTCTCTTCCAGCCGGCGTTCAACGGCCGAGCTGGCAAGTTTCTGGACGAGGAGCGACTTTTGAAAGAGTACCCTCTCCCAAACATCACGCCCATTCCATACCTCGAGGTGCGCTTTGACCGCAGATCGTTTCACTCGAGCCAGGCCGTGTTTGGAATCACTCCCTGGCCGTTAAAGTGGAGTCCGGCCTATATATATGGGGACTATACTTTGGTCTTTTTCGTGAACAACAGAGGTTTGGTTccaaaaacaaatctgaatttGGTGAAGTTGCAAAAGTCCAACCGGGAATATGTgcgttgtttttcatttgagcgATGAGCGAACGACATCCAAATCCCTAAATCGTGTCTTGGGAATAAGCGACTGATTCCGAACACGCCTCTCaaaatgttctgtttttttttcttcccctgtgCACTAACATTGCGACGATTTCTTCCAGTTTCGTTACAAACGCAGAATTTACACGCAGACTTACGTAGACGACAAGCAGCTGGCCAAGCTGCACACTAAAGTAGGCCACGAACTTCTCACAAAGTTGATGACAGATGAGCCAAAAACCTGCGCTGACCTACTCGTTCGTCCGTCGCAGGCCAATCTGAAGCGATTCATGGAACATGTCCACCAGAAGAACGTGGAGAAGGTTTCCAAATGGCTGGAAAAGGGCCTGGATCCAAACTTCCACGACTCAGACAGCGGCGGTGTGTACACAGTCTTTCAATGTGGCCCACCATCGCAAAATGTTGCCCATACCTCGGGTGACAAAGTTCCATAATGTGCAGAAATGGCCGCCGTGTCTGGTGGTTGTCTTTTCGATGTGACAACCAAGGGatgttgaaagaaaaagaattttAAACTTATTAATTTAGTttgaaataatccatccatcctcgaTTGGCCCCCCCGCCGTACTTTGTTTATTGTGAGCAAGATGTCAAATGGACAATGGACATGCTTTTAATGTGAAAGTACGGCGCCGTGTGCCACTTCCCTCCTCAGAGTGTCCGCTGACTCTGGCGGTCCAATTGGAGGAGAGCTGCGAGCTCATCAAAGTTCTTCGCAGCGGCGGCGCTCACCTGGACTTCCGCACCAGGGACGGAATCACCGCTCTGCATCGGGCCGTCATGTGCCGCAACAGCTCGGCTCTCACCGTAAGAACGTTTGGGCGGCGGCGCCGACCAGCCTCGTCCGTGACTGGCTTCTGGTCCTTTGCAGACCCTGCTGGACCTGGGTGCGTCTCCGGACTACAAAGACAGCAGGGGGCTGACTCCCCTCTATCACTCCGCCATGGTGGGAGGGGCCCCCTACTGCTGCGAGCTGCTACTGCAGGACCACGCCACGCTCGGTACCTCAAATTCCTTCTGACTGAAAGTTTAGACTCTCGAAGTAGGGCTTCTCACTTGGGTTACGCGTTCAAAAGCGGCTTTAGATGCGAATGTTTGGCTTTGGTGAGGGCTTTCAAGGTCAGCTCTCAAGGCTTTCGTGGAACGGAGAAGGAACTGGGGTCGGGAACAGTTTCGGGTCGCTGCTAAAAGGTTTCTGGTTGTCCTGCTTACAGGCATGACCGACGAGAACGGATGGCAGGAAATCCACCAGGTGACAAACGCTCACTCGCCACCCACGCCTGCTCAATCACTTGCTGAAATCATCGCTTCATTTGTATGTACACGTTTAGCACACGTAATCAcgcgtgcgtacgtgtgtgcgtgcctaGGCATGTCGCCATGGGAACGTGCAGCACTTGGAGCACCTGTTGTTTTATGGGGCTGACATGAGCTCCCAGAATGCATCGGGAAACACCGCGCTCCACCTCTGCGCTCTCTACAACCAGGTAGGAGGAGGATGCATGAAAAGTGCTGCGAGGCCTCCCTCTTGTGGCCACGTTTTGAAGCGCATctcagaatcttttttttttttagcatttattAAGGTGCCGTTATTTACCTTTTCCTTTCAGTCATGctaattgaatttgaatttaaaaatcacattaaaataAAGCTTTTCAGAATAAAGCTTCAATCTGGTTTAAGAGTAATTCTTCGGCCTGCTAAGCTACTGGATTTTAATGTTGGCGGCACTCGACTTGTATTTTGGGGAGTTTTCAGAAGTCGTGATCACGGCTGTTGTTTGCTGCCTTCTGCAGGACAGCTGTGCCAGAGTGCTGCTGTTCCGAGGAGCCAACAAGGATATCAAGAACTACAACAACCAGACTGCCTTTCAGGTCACAACTACAAATGCCTCACTTCATTTGAGGAGACAAATACGCTAGTGACTAGGCACAAACACAACAAGGAATTGAAGTGGCCAAAACTACTCAATTAATAcaataggaaaaaaatggaaagttattttatttttgtcaggaAATGATTCACTTccgttcatttcaatgggaaaagacATGTTGAGGTGGGAAACGCTGCGCTTGtgattgtaactttttttaaagggaCAATTCGACTTGACCTCAAAAGGTCTGAAGGCCAATGTACCATCTAACCAAGATGGATGTCTGTCTGTGTAGGTCGCCATCATCGCCGGGAACTTCGATTTGGCCGAAATCATCAAGATCCACAAAAGTTCTGACGTCGGTGAGTGCCGCGCCTCAGAATATTATCGGACCTGACAGCTCGATAGCTACTCTACTTTATTCATCCACTCACAAGGGAAATTGAGGTTACGAATGAGTGCTGAGGCTCTCTGTTTGTGCGTGCGCAAGCAGTTCCCTTCCGAGAATCTCCATCGTACACCAAGCGGCGCCGACTGGGAGCCATCAGGTCCCCGGCCGGAAACGGCCTGTCGTCGCCGCGCTCTCTGATTCGCTCGGTGAGCGACAACGCCCTGGAAAGCCCCGCCTCCTCCCCTGGACCGTCCCTACAAAGCCTGGAAACGCACCTCGACGCGCACACGCACTCGCTACGACGACATACGCGCCGCCTCAGGTGAGCGTGCCCGCGGCCCGCAACACGGCCGCCaagaaatggatgaatgaagacGTCAAAACGTTATTTCGTTAGTAGATTTTCAAATATGCAAGATTTGGCATGCGCACGTCACAGTATTGAAAGTTATTCTCCAAAAACCCAACGTGTGACAAAACGCGCATCCGGTACATGTGATCTTCAGTCCGAGTGGCGGCGGAGGTCACGTGGAGAGCAGCCCCCCGTCGTcgccccccgccaccccgcAGTTGAGGAAGAAGCGGCTGTACAGCGCCGTGCCGGGGCGCACCTTCATCGCCACGCGCTCCCACGTGCCCCAGGGCTCCGGAGAGATCCAGCTGCACCGCGGCGAGAGGGTGAAAGGTGACGAGACCGGCAAAGTTTGGGCGTCCATGGGAGACTTTgtttggttgggtttttttttcttttccccaggACAAAAACTCATCATCTTGGTTTTGCATCTCCAGTTCTGTCCATTGGTGAAGGTGGATTCTGGGAAGGCAACGTGAAAGGAAGAACAGGCTGGTTTCCTGCCGACTGCGTTGAAGAAGTTCAGATGAGGCAGTATGACCCCAGGCTTGGTAAGCAATTTCAACATGTCACGTCCAATCCGATCCAAATTCCCCTTTTCGGACAATTTTACCTCCCATTTTTAAACCTATCACGCTGTCGCCCGCCGATTAAAATGTTGACTCGCACCCGAACCGCTTTGCGGCCCTGTTGTTAGTGGAAGCTGGGCGCAAGGCatggaagaaagacaaaaagtcAATTGGAATGAGAATTGAGAATGCATTTCAGAGACGAGGGAGGACCGCACCAAGAGGCTCTTCAGACATTACACGGTGGGCTCGTACGACAACTACACCTCTTACAGGTGACTTGTGCACCTCACAAAAGTCGCCCACAAGTGCTTTTATCGATGAATCGCTGCTAAAGACTCCCATCGCGTTGTCGTCAGCGACTACGTGATTGAGGAGAAGATGGCCGTGCTGcagaagagagagagcgaaGGATTTGGCTTTGTCCTGCGGGGAGCCAAAGGTAAGGGGGGGGCGCTCTCAGAATTAGGGACTGTCGGTAATGTGAACGCTCAGTGGGGCGCTCCTCACGGAAAGAATCTGGCTTTGTGCCGTTGCAAGCCGAGACTCCCATCGAGGAGTTTGCCCCCACGCCGGCGTTCCCCGCCCTGCAGTACCTGGAGTCTGTGGACCAGGGTGGCGTGGCCTGGAGAGCCGGTCTACGGACTGGAGACTTCCTCATTGAGGTTAGATGGTTCCCTTTTTTGGTTGGGTACAGCCGCGAGTGGCCAAGATTCTATATCGTCATCGATATTGCTGCGTGCAGGTGAACGGCGCAGATGTGGTGAAGGTCGGCCATCGCCAGGTGGTGGCGCTCATCCGTCAGGGCGGCAGCCGCCTGCTCATGAAGGTCGTATCCGTTTCCCGCAAATCCGACACCAACCTGCTCAGAAAGAAAGGTTTGCAGTGACACAAGAATATGAGGACACAAGTGCGCTAGTGCACAAGGATGCTATCTATGGTGATTTGAGGGATTCTCGGACACACGGAGGCGACAGATACAAGTAGAATAGTATACGAGGATCTAAGTGAACCCGAGACACAAGTAGACGACATGCACTCGAGCACAAGTTTGTCAGGGACACGTGAATGCTAGGACAGAAGCACACTGGACACAAGATTTGTAAACTACACGATTATTAGGACACGAGTTAACAAGGTACACTCAGACTGAAGGACAGAAGTCGACGTGAGGACGCGAGTACTGCACACGAACGAGTGCGCTGTGTCTGAAGACACAAATAGACAAGTGCAGCGGGTCACAAAAATGCTCGGACCGCAAGTCCACCAGTGTCGACTGGACTGCTGCTTTCTCACCGAGTGCTGGCATCTGATTGGTTTTCCTCTCTcagcccctccccctcccaagcGAGCCCCCAGTACTTCGTTGACTCTTCGATCCAAGTCCATGACCGCTGACCTGGAGGAGATAGGTAAAGCACAAACGTGCGCGGGCGCACACACCAAGTCAATGTGTAAGAGGAGTTGTTGACTTATTTCCTTTGTGCAGCCAGGAGGAGGCGTTTTGGTGAGTCATGTAATCATCCAGGTCACACTGCGCGACCTTTTAGACTTACCGAACGTTCGCCAAAGTGCTTCTGTTGTGTGTGGGATGAAAGATGTCTGTCTGTTCGTGAGATTACGGTCGCTTTTTGGAAAAATAGTCACAAGTGGAGTCTGAAAAATCTTTAAGCACTCACGTTGCTTTTGTAATTGAGGTTTTCTCTGCATGCAGCCATGTTGCTAATGCAAAACAAGTCACATCagaagtgtgtgggggggcgggatagaatgaggcaaaaaaaaaagtgttctgacAAAACGCCGGCCTGCAGAGAAACTGGATGACATGTTGGCGGGGAACGCACAGGAAGTTGTTCTGCGGTCCCGGCCCGCCGATGACTTCCGGGCGGCCACGGTGAAGCAGCGGCCCACCAGCCGCAGAATCACTCAGGCTGAGATTAATGTAAGATTCTGGAGAAACGCTAACAAAATGCACAGCGCCGTGCTCGTCACACTTGACTGTTATGTGTGTTGGCGTTTGCTCGTAGTCGTTGTTTGAGCGCCAAGGTCTGGTCCCGCCTTCCGGTCCGGAGAAGAGCACCATGGCGCTGCCCCGAGGAATGTCCAGAACCAAAAGTTTTGGTGAGTCTTAGCCTCGCTGTTACATGGCAGCGGGGCAGAGCGGTTTGCTCGCATGATATCGTAGCCCGAGACTGACCAAATGCTGACGTGTCCACCGTCCAGGCACCCCCGAGGACGACCGCATCTCCGCTCTGATCCACGAAAGTCGCTTTCCTCGCAGCTCCTCTCTGACCGACAGCTTCATCCCGCCGCCTCCCCAGACGGCGCCGCCTCCGCCTCCATCCCCGCTCTTCCTCCTGGACTCGGGGCCGCCCCCCTCCTTCCTGCCGCCTCCTCCCCCCGCCCGAGGGGAGGGCCTGACCCGGTCCAGCTTCAAACCGGGAGCCGAGCCCAGGCTGCAGGAGCTCTCGGACACGCCGTCCAGGAGCCACGCCGAGCGCCAGAGGAAGGCCCGCTCCATGATCATCCTGCAGGATACCGCGCCTCAGCTGCAGCCCGAGttgcacgccgccgccgccatgcaCGTGTCCCCCTCGCACACTTCCACGCTGTCTCTCCACACCGCCGCCCTCGGACACTCGCCGTTGTCGCGCCGCAGAGGACGGCCCATCGAAAATCCATACGCCAACGTGGGACAGCAGGCCGCCCCGGCCAAACCGCAAAGGAGGAAGTCACCTCTGCTCAAACAACTTCCCGTGGAGGAGCAAGGTAGGTTGTTGTTGCCGCCCTGGTTCGAGACCCGAGGCGAGGTTTCCGTCACCTCCGTGTCTTGTGCACAGGGCTCAAAGACCAGGACTCAAAGTCGGAGGCCAGCGCCCCGTGCAGCCCCAGCAGGGCGGAGCTCTACCAGCAGCAGGTTCTGTCGGAGCGCGCTCGCGTCCACGGCCGCCGCTCCTCCCTCTTCCTATCCGTAGAGGGCGCCGTCTCCGACAACCAGGCGCCTCCTCTCCTGACCCAGAGTCACTCCATGGACGACCTGGGCGAGCTTCCGCCACCCGCGCCCGTCCTTTCGCCCTCGCCGACCCCGCACACGTTCCTGCACCCGCTGACCGGCAAGCCTCTGGGTAAGACTTTTGATGACACGGGTCATTTGGAGCACAATCAAACAGGTCTCCCCCTCCTCAGATCCTTCGTCTCCACTCGCCCTGGCTCTGGCCGCACGGGAACGAGCGCTCACCGCCCGCACGCCGAGCCCCGAGCCGCGACCCAAACACGCCTCGGCCTCCGCCACCCCTCTCCCCACCCCGGCCGCCAGCCCGGAGGGCCGCCATAAGCGCAGCCCGGTGCCCACCCCGCAGAGCAGCCCCGAACCCCGCTCCAAGCGCACCACCCCGCAGACCAGCCCTGAGCAGCGAAGCAAGCGGACCACCCCTCAGAGCAGCCCCGAGCTGCGCCACAAGCGCGCGGCTCCGCCTCTCTTCCCCGACGGGCAGGTGGAGCGTCCCGAGGCGGAGGGCGGAGTGACCTCGCCCGCCGGGCCGTCGCCTGAACGCTGGAGACCCGTCCCGCTGGCGAACCTGGCCAACGAGAGCCACCCGGctttgattgacaggcggaGAAGCCTGACCGTCGGGAGCTCGGAGGAAGAGGGCGGTGCCTATACGGTGACCCTCCCGCCCGCGCTGTTGTCATCCAgcgacgaggagacgagagaggagCTCCGCCGGATCGGCCTGGTGACACCGCCCCCCGGTTTCGccgccccaccctcccccctcgCCGTAACCCCGCGGCGGAGCGGCGAGGGCGATGCGGGCcaggacgacgacgaggagcCTCGTGACGGCTCGCTGCCTCCCTCCATCAGCTTGGCGTCGCCGCCCGCACCGCCTTCCCCCTCCTCGCCGCCCGCCGGCCACCCCTCCTTGGCTCTCAAACCCCGCCTGCGCTCACCCATCGGCCGTGGCCGCTCGGCCCTCAGGGACCCCCTGCTCAAGCAGTCGTCCGACAGCGAGCTGCTCCCGTCCTCGCCCGCCTCCCCGGCGGCCACCCGCCAGCCGCGCTACCTCTTCCAGCGCCGCTCCAAGCTGTGGGGGGGCGGCGAAGAGGAGGGCCGTCCCGCCGCACTGGGCGGCCAAGGGTCCGGCTCGGCCCTGGAGTTGAGCGGCAGGGCGGAGTCGGGCCTGGACCTTGCCAACAGGCTCCACCTCCTCAACAAAGATAGCCACTCCCTGGGGGAGGAGCCAAGCCCTCTCGACCCCGGTCGCAGGTCCCCAGTGGGCGGGGCCAGGTACGTGAGCTGCGTGTGTCCATTCTGTCCATGTACGCATGTTTGCGCCAACCAGGGTCTAGCTCGaggcgtgtatgtgtgcgctgTAACAGAAGTGcggtttgtgtttttgcagatGTGTGGAGAGTGGAGAGAGCAAATCGTAGGTTTTTATCTCTGGTAAACAATTCTTGTTTTTGCTCTACCACACTAACCGTTGCTAACCACTACTCCACCGTGTATCCAACCTTTGCGTCGCTTCACAAAGCTAACCGACCGTCGCGACGTTTTTCAACCAGTGTGCCAAAGCTCCTTTATGGGATGATCCTCTTGTTGTTGGACCCGACTTTCCCGCCTTACCCGCAGCAATCGCATTCAAGTTGTCGGGCGAACATGCTAACACCCGCTCGATGTCGCAGGTTGTTCTCCAGTCTGGGCGAGCTGCACACCATTTCCCAGCGCGGGTACGGCACCACCTACACGGTCCGCCCGGGAAGTCGCTACCCCGTCACCCGCCGCAGCCCCTCCCCGTCGCCCTCCCCCTCCGACAGGCCGGCGGGCCCGGGCTCCTCCCCCTCGCCCTGCTCGGAGCGCCCGGACCTGAGCTCGGGCCGCGGTCTGACCATCCTCAAGTCGTCCAGCCTCAGCCTGCCGTCGGAACCCAAGGAGGTCCGCTTCGTCATGCGCAGCGCCAGCGCCCGAACCCGCTCCCGCTCGCCTTCGCCCTCGCCGCACGCCTCCCCGTGCCCGTCGCCCGTCCTCAGCGGCCCCCTGCTGGCGCTCAGGCCCTGGAGGCAGCGCCCGCTCAGCTTGTGGAACAAGTACGACGTGGGCGACTGGTTGGAGAGCGTGGGGCTGGCCGAGCATCGCCAGCGCTTCCAGGAGCACGAGATCGAAGGCTCGCACCTTCCCGCCCTCACCAAGGACGACTACGTGGAGCTGGGCGTCACCCGGCTGGGCCACCGCATCAACATCGAGCGGGCCCTCAGGCAACTGCTGGACGCCGCCACTTGACCGCCGTCGCCGCCATAGGTCTCCTCTCTATTGCTTTTCTCCACTCAGCTCTTTGATCGCCGCGGGGCTTTCAAATCCTTTCCACCGCGACCCGTCAAGACGTGACCGCTTGTCTTGATTGACGGTCGCCATTGACTGAAAATGCCTAACGGTCGACTCCATTCGTAACGTCATCCATCTCCTCTGTCCGTCATGTCCGTCCCATCGTGTCCGTCGACCGGTTCTCATCGACTGGACAAGAAAACGTAAGTCAACTCGTCCACCTAGTTGATATTTGCAAGCCCCGATGCTAAGGTGTTAGCTTTGCCGAGACTGTGTTGGCGATCAGAGAGCtgatgtgatctttttttttttccttccaattaTTAGTATATGTACTGAACAATATGAGTCTTGATTTTAAATATTTCTGAATATAATGGCCTGGATGCACGCAGCGCATTTTGGCCTCGGGTGTCAGGTGGCACGTTAAAGTCCCTGTCAAGTGAAAATATCTGACGCACCACAGAAAAAGAATGGTGTCCACCATCCCGCTAGATTAGAACGCTTCGTAAAGTGAGCATTCAAAATGGCGACAAATCAAGCCCTCGTCGCCTGTCTTAAATGCGCGATCTTTATCCCGCGGGCCTTTTTCTCTCTGCAACGACGGGGCACTCGAAAGCACGTCGGCTTTGTCTCCATGATGTGCGCACACTCGTGGCGAACAGCGAAGGACTCTCAAGCTGTTAGGTTGGATTCACTTGAGAGGGTTTTTAATCAGATGCCAGCCGACCTTGAAACCGGAAGCGCCTTGCAGTCGGTGCGTGAGGTTAATTTCCCTCATTTAAAGTTTATAAGCAACGATATGCTCGTGTTGACTTTATCCTCGTTTCACTTTGGGTTTTACAGTGAGTTGAATGCCCTCAGAGTTATTGATTGTCCAacagtgcgtgtgcgcgtgtgtgtgtgtggtacgtGTTGACTGGACATGGTGCTACATTGTTGGAAGCCATTTGTACAGAAAGTAACTTCATCATCCTTGAATCAATTGAAGCAAATCCATCAACCCAAACCCAAAAGACGAAAAACAATCAAGCAATTCGTGCATCAAGGTCGTTTGAGGACTTTCCACTATGCCATGATTTTTACCTTCCTCCATATGTGGAATTTTCTGAAACAACTTTTTCTTGCATGCGAGTTGCGCTAGTGAGAAGGACCCCTACGGTGCATTCTGAAGGTTTGGAACGCACACTAGAACATCCGAAACGTATTCACAAGCAAGTAGAATAGTTGAAACAAATGATCATTTCCGTATTCAGTGACTTAAAGCCCACACGGACGCACCGGCTCGCTGACATCTTGGAGTGTCGGTCACCGTTAGCAAACGGGACTGGGCTGACGTGCTCAAGGGCGCTAAGCTCATGTAAACATTAGGACATGGACTCGAAAGAGAAAATGTAGCTGAATAGGTTTTCCTAATTCATGAATAAGCAATAGACTGCTGCTGGTGATGAAGTCCTCATGTATCATCAAATGGTGACACGCATTAATTGAGTGATTGATTGgctttgttgtttctttgtgctcttttctttcttcgacacacacacatgcataccaaACATGTCACGTTTCTAATAAAGGCTCATTTACTACTACGAGGCTCCCCAGGCACTGCTTTGGATACACTGATCTGTTCttggcacacacacaggcacaagtTCAGGTTGAATtcctggaaaaataaaaaccgcATGAGGAGAAGTCGTTAAAGCTGACCCGTGAGTGAATGATTGTTGACCATTTTCCCAAAGCAAAAAGTTGGGGAACTCTGGTTGCTCGAGAGCCGTCTCCTGCTCCCCGTGTTCATCTCTGCGCCTTTCCGAGCTTCGATCAGACGGATTTCACACGCAACACCTTCGGGACTTGAAGCCcaaggggagagagagagccttCATTGAAACGGAGCCAGGAGTCAATGACACTTGACCACGCCCCCTCCGCTGCCATTGGCCGACAGGTGACATGATTGTCAAGAGTTCCCCACTTCAGAAATCATTTTTTCGCCCCCGAGTCAAGTGGAGAAGTCGCCTTCCTCACGTAAGCACACTCAGATGATAATCGTGACgatgttttttcactttgatgtGTGACTGAGTCATTTGGTGTTGTTTCTGCTCATGCTGCCTGCTGGGGAAAGATGATGGTTGTTGGTGTCACCGTCATTCTAAACACACTTTCGAGTCAACACggtctgtctttgtttttgttttgttttttggcggggggcatttcactttttttattttttgggggtcaccTGTTTCCATCTTTTTGACAAGAGGTTCAATCGCTTGACTTTGA contains:
- the shank3b gene encoding SH3 and multiple ankyrin repeat domains protein 3 isoform X5 translates to MPLSPAADAKHDRPRQQAVTNGNPTGSPVARDDDADDAPSGNSIVVRIGIPDLQQTKCLRLDPELPVWTSKQRVLVTLTQSLSDVLNYGLFQPAFNGRAGKFLDEERLLKEYPLPNITPIPYLEFRYKRRIYTQTYVDDKQLAKLHTKANLKRFMEHVHQKNVEKVSKWLEKGLDPNFHDSDSGECPLTLAVQLEESCELIKVLRSGGAHLDFRTRDGITALHRAVMCRNSSALTTLLDLGASPDYKDSRGLTPLYHSAMVGGAPYCCELLLQDHATLGMTDENGWQEIHQACRHGNVQHLEHLLFYGADMSSQNASGNTALHLCALYNQDSCARVLLFRGANKDIKNYNNQTAFQVAIIAGNFDLAEIIKIHKSSDVAVPFRESPSYTKRRRLGAIRSPAGNGLSSPRSLIRSVSDNALESPASSPGPSLQSLETHLDAHTHSLRRHTRRLSPSGGGGHVESSPPSSPPATPQLRKKRLYSAVPGRTFIATRSHVPQGSGEIQLHRGERVKVLSIGEGGFWEGNVKGRTGWFPADCVEEVQMRQYDPRLETREDRTKRLFRHYTVGSYDNYTSYSDYVIEEKMAVLQKRESEGFGFVLRGAKAETPIEEFAPTPAFPALQYLESVDQGGVAWRAGLRTGDFLIEVNGADVVKVGHRQVVALIRQGGSRLLMKVVSVSRKSDTNLLRKKAPPPPKRAPSTSLTLRSKSMTADLEEIARRRRFEKLDDMLAGNAQEVVLRSRPADDFRAATVKQRPTSRRITQAEINSLFERQGLVPPSGPEKSTMALPRGMSRTKSFGTPEDDRISALIHESRFPRSSSLTDSFIPPPPQTAPPPPPSPLFLLDSGPPPSFLPPPPPARGEGLTRSSFKPGAEPRLQELSDTPSRSHAERQRKARSMIILQDTAPQLQPELHAAAAMHVSPSHTSTLSLHTAALGHSPLSRRRGRPIENPYANVGQQAAPAKPQRRKSPLLKQLPVEEQGLKDQDSKSEASAPCSPSRAELYQQQVLSERARVHGRRSSLFLSVEGAVSDNQAPPLLTQSHSMDDLGELPPPAPVLSPSPTPHTFLHPLTGKPLDPSSPLALALAARERALTARTPSPEPRPKHASASATPLPTPAASPEGRHKRSPVPTPQSSPEPRSKRTTPQTSPEQRSKRTTPQSSPELRHKRAAPPLFPDGQVERPEAEGGVTSPAGPSPERWRPVPLANLANESHPALIDRRRSLTVGSSEEEGGAYTVTLPPALLSSSDEETREELRRIGLVTPPPGFAAPPSPLAVTPRRSGEGDAGQDDDEEPRDGSLPPSISLASPPAPPSPSSPPAGHPSLALKPRLRSPIGRGRSALRDPLLKQSSDSELLPSSPASPAATRQPRYLFQRRSKLWGGGEEEGRPAALGGQGSGSALELSGRAESGLDLANRLHLLNKDSHSLGEEPSPLDPGRRSPVGGARLFSSLGELHTISQRGYGTTYTVRPGSRYPVTRRSPSPSPSPSDRPAGPGSSPSPCSERPDLSSGRGLTILKSSSLSLPSEPKEVRFVMRSASARTRSRSPSPSPHASPCPSPVLSGPLLALRPWRQRPLSLWNKYDVGDWLESVGLAEHRQRFQEHEIEGSHLPALTKDDYVELGVTRLGHRINIERALRQLLDAAT